GCGAACGCCTTGGCAAATCGCCGACCGACCGTCGATCATCAGGCGTGCGGTTGTCAGCTCGGCCTGCAAGTCAGTAATGCCGTCGATGATCGCCTGGTTTTCCGGTATTCGCTTGAAATCGTAGAGCTTCAGTGTTTCCTTCAGCACCTCGAGTCCGTCCTGCGCTGTGAAGTGCTGCAGGCTGAGTTGCGTGACTAATTGCCAGCGGGTCGCGTCATCGAGGCGTGGCTGAATAGTGGACGTCGGTGCCAAGAGACACTTGGTCCGCAGGCCAGCGCCGCCTTGCAGAAAATGCATTTTTGGCTCGTCGGGGCCAAACGGTAATTTGTCCGGCAAGTCGCGATTGGTACATAGCGCATCGCCACCGATCACCCATTGTGCGTCCGGCGCGGTCACTTTGAAGTCGTCGTCGACCAGCGATAAATAACTATCGGTGCCGTGACTGATACGTCCGCCATACCACTGACTGGTTTCGCGCCGCATGTGCCAGTACACAGGCTTATCGGTATTGCTGCCCTTCTGATGATGCGCGCCATAAAACGGCTGCAACTCGACTTCCTTGCCGTCGATATTTCGCGCATAGATTCGTTTGAGCGTGTGCACGTCGGCGAAATACGCGTGCGTTCTGTTGACGCACAGCTTGGTTTCCACACCGATGTCTTTGGCGGTAATGCTTTCTAGACGCTCCTCGAATAAATTGACAATGGGCGTGCAACCCAACGCCAGTGTATTTTCGGAAATGCCTTGCACCAACTCGCTATGCGTCTGATCGAAATAAATGTAGAGATTGACGCTGTCGTTGTAGTGCCGCCAATACTCGCCGACGCCGTCCAACTCGACGAACAGAAATTTTTCGGGAAAGCAGAAATACTCGACCAGCAGGCGATGCGCCGTCGACGTGCGCCCTTCGTACGGAATCATCGCCTCGCGCTCGTCCAAGCCGCACGGCTTAAGGGCGCTAGCGGGAAGGAAATGCGCTGCGGGATCTTTAGGATCGTTGGCAATAGCGACTGCCTTTGCATGTCGCAATAAAAATTCGTAAAGCTTGAAGGTCAACTGTGGCTGACCGTTGATAAAAAAGCGCAAGCTTGGCGCGGTCAACTCGCTCAACACGGTTCCCGGAGCACTTTTCAGTGTGAGACACAACACCGCTTGATTGCTATTGCTGCCACGCGGGTTCAATGCAGCCGGCAGCGCGGGCGCCTTATACGGCTGACTGCGAAAGGAAGCGCTCTTAACGACGATGGGTAAGGCATTAACGTCGTAGCAAGTCCGGTAGTAACAGCGACCGGCAACCGCCGACGGCTCGGTCGATAACATGGTGCCTTGCGGAACCATTCGCGACTGCGGTTGCGATGGCACCACACCGATCTGGGCGATACTCATCGATGGCACCGGCGCCTGATAATCGGGAAACAGCACTCCCATCAGCGCTTCGGTCAACTCAGGAAAACTATCGTCGATCGTGTGCCGAACGCGCGCCGTTAAAAAAGCAAACGACTCGATCAGGCGCGAGACATGCGGATCTTCGACGGCGTCCTTATCCAGCCGCAATCGACCCGCGATCTTGGGGTGACGCTCGGCAAATTCCGCCCCGAGCTTGCGGATATAAGCTAGCTCGCGGTTGTAATAAGAGAGTAAAAGATCATCCACGGCGCAACTCCTGCAGCTTTAGAGCTCGATCCAATGCACGAATGCGTGAATCGAACAGCACCGGTACCGGATCCGGCTCCACCATCAACAAGGCCGTAATTTTTAAATACAGCGTGCGCTCGTACTGTTCACCGACTTCGGCAATTTCCACGTGCACTCGCCGAAAGCGCGGCTCGTACATCCGGATGGTGTTCTCGATCGTGAGCCGGAATTCTTCACGATACGTCGCCGAGCCGAACTGCACGCGACTGAAGTCCGGCAAACCGTAATTCACGACCGACTGCTTTAATTCCGAGTAAGCGCCGAGCGCCTGCTGGCGATATAGCCGAGTGTTGAGCAGGTTTTCCAGGTCGCGGCGAATTTGTACTTTTATTTCCTTTAATAAAATCGCCGCTGATTTGGGCGCCTCCAGCGCTTCCTGCGGGTCTTCATCGATGAGCCGATCGAGCAACGACGGCAAGATCGGCTGTTGGCTTCTGACGCGCGCCATGTTTTAGGCGCCGGCCACGGCTTCAACCGTTTGCTCGGCGTTGACGGTCTGAATATCGCCCAAGCTCAAGGCTTCGTCGCCGACCAGCCACATGCGCTGCCCGACTCCACGAACAATTCCGCCCTGCTCCACCCATTCTGTCTTGCGACCAACTCGCGTGTCGGCGTCAACCGCCGGCATGCTATACAGAGTCGGAATAAATACGTCGCCTTCGCTACCGCTGTGCAAAATCATCGTCGCTTTGCGCCATAACAAATCTAACGGGCGCTCCGGTTTGGCAATCTGCAACTCGCGAATTTGCTGCACATCGATCCAAAAATATTTGCCATTGCTGGCCAACACTTCAAGAATACCGGCGCTGGTATCGTCGAGGTCGCGCACATCGTCGGTCGGTATTCCATTGATCACCGGCTGCCAAGGCTTGCGCGAACCTTCCAACGCCACGGCCTTTTCGGCAGCGGCGGCAATATTGCCTTCGCGCAGTGACAATAAAATCGACAGTTGTTGCTGAATAGTCGGAGTAGGACTATCGACAACTTCCGGCGCTGCGCCTTTCTGATACACATCGTTACGCGCTTGCGCTGCCCGGATGAGCTGTCGCCAAGTACCTGCGGTCAGCATTGCGCCAGGATTCAGCGATCCCAGCATGCTGACTTGTTTATCGGCACGTTCCAGGTCGTTGTTAAAACAAAGCAGCTCGGCCAAAAAAGCGCGTTTGGCCGAATCGCCTGGCTTGTTGCGCAGCTCCTCCGAAAGAACTGCGATAGCAGCGTCCAGGTCGCCTTGCTCATAAAATGTTTTTGCAGTTGTCATCGTCGTATCCCGTAAAATTTGGCGAACCTGAATATCGATCAGACTCAGTTTGCACAGCTAATAGACAGCTTGAGCCCATCTTTATAAAGAATGGAGCTGTCAGGGTTTACAACGAACCCAAACTCTTCCTTTTCAACAGTTTCTACTTTTTGCTGCGCCATGCAGGGTTGCGCCACAAACGAAGCCAAAAGAATAAGGACGGCTTTTATGCGCTTACCGCTTTGTTCCGCCATAGGTGGCGTTTCCGTACCACGTAAGCTTTGTTCCGTCGTAAATCATGTCTTCCATCTGATCCTCCCATTTTTGTTTTTAATGTAATTGCGTTTAAAACTTGGAAACGCTCCATCTTTTGTAGGTTAAGGGTTGCCCAACGCACCAACGATTTTCTCTCGAGTCAACTTCAACTTATCCGTAACCGGCTGAAGAACGTTTTCTTTAATATTTTTGTCGAGATACTGCAGCGCCTCGGGATAAGCAAGATATCGGTAGTCTTGCTCCTTCTCGGCGACAGTTGGGTATTGATGTTTAACATCGTCTAGCGTGCCGTTTCGATACACGACCACCTTGATGTCATACGTAGTCGGCCTCGAGTCACCGTGTGGCAACCATTGCCACCACTCCATTCCAAGCAGCTCGTAAGCCATCGCTTGCGGACCGAAGTCTTCATAATTCAGTACGACCGTTTTTTGGTCGGCGCTCTGCCCTGCACCGACGCAGCCAGCCACCATCAAAACTACCGCAAGCAAGAAATTTTTCATGTTGTTAGCCACATTTGAGTGCTGCGACGGTCCGCAGCAACGCACCGTGATCAGGTGGCACGACGATGGTGCCGCTTAACCAGGGATAACCGGCGAGCGATGACTTCTCGTAAAGGTTCGGGCCGATGCCAGCCCAATGGACTTCATAGACATCACCTTTGGAATAAAGCCAGGTATGCGTGCCCCCGCGCGAGATGCCAAAACCAAATCTCACGAGGCGTAGCGCAGAAATATCGACCTCGTTTAAAGTCGTCTCCTCACGCTTAGGGTTGACCTTCTGAAACCCTGGTTCGTCTTTGGCAGTAGGGCGATAGTTAGCGACTTTGTAAGAAATCGGAACGCCGTAATATTGGCAACTACGCTCAGTCGTCAAAGCGGAGAACGTATGCTCTGTGTTAGCGTCGCGTGGATGGTTTACATCCGGGTTGATATATATTCCTTTCCAATGGTGCTGATTAACTAAATAAGCCGCCAACTTATTACCATACTTGCCGAGGGCCCACGCGCGACGCGCCGCTTCTGCATTTCCCATCTTCTCGAAGGCGTAGCCGATTACGTTAAGCACGTAGGTGATGCAATCCGTGGACTTGTATTTCTCATAAGATTTCGGATCACTTAGCTTGAGCTGGCTTCCTACCTCATTGTCGTGGTTGAGGTAGAGGTCATCCATTTTTTCGACGGCATAATCGGTAAATGTCGGCATTATTCTTCTCCGTGAGCAATTAGGAACGTGTCCGATTAATTGCTACTTTTTTTCTTAGGATTCACTACTAACGATGCACTGATACTCGGCATCGAAAAACAGACCGGCATCCAGTCGAATACGACCAACTTCACCGTACCCATCCTAGATGCCAGCCTGCCACTTCACGATACATACCTTAAAAATTAAGCGTCCGCATAACTCACCTAAGCGAAACCCTCAAGGCGTATCGTTCGCCCATTACTTCTTGACGTTCTTCGCGGTATCGAAGCCAACCGCGATCGGCGAGGTTGCCTTGCCGTCTTCGTCGTACGGGGTGTACTTGGACTCGAGCTCCACGAAACTGATGGTGATCGACTCGGTGGGACGCTCTTTATCGGTAGCGTTGCCGCCGACCGAGTAGTGGCTGATCAAGGCGTTTTTCAGCTTATATTCCTGGTACACGTCCGAGCCAGTACCCGAGCCGGTTTTGGACAAGTGCAGTATCACGTTCTTACCGGTACCGCAGCAAGATTCCAGAAACAGTTTCGGCGAAGAGCTGTCCATGCGCTTCGTGATCGTGAGATCGGTGATCTTGGCGTTGGTCGACTCACGGTCATTCTGAGTCGACGTCGACGAGGTGATTTGACGAGCTACGCCCCACGACCAGGAATCAACGTCGATCCACTTGGCATGCCCCTGGTCAGACGACTCACCTTGAATACCTTCGTAATTTAAAAAAATAGACATTTGGTCCCTCTCTCTCTTTTGTGTTAGTGATTTGACGAGTTACTACTTCCCAACTACAACTTATTTACTGCTTACAGATTTACTCCCTTACGGCTTTTACTACGCACTACGACTGCACTACTGCGAAAGAGCAGACCGACCGACGTCTCGTACCAACAAAATCGGGCCGACGGAATACCCGTTCAACTCATCTCGCGAAGTTATTTCGATAGCTCCATAGGATCTTCCTTGCAGCAGAACATGCAACTGAAAAAAGCACGGGCAAGCACACTGCTACGGCGTTACCTCTTGTCCAACTGTTCAAAATTCCGTTCTTAAGCATTCACGCCTACAGCACCAATAGCCAGTTCGGTAACCAACTTGATACTGGATACCAATTGGTCAAGCTGAAAATGCGGCTGCAGATGAACGACGCAGGTGAAAAAACCTGGACGCCCCAGCTTCTCGCGCACCTCGACTTTGCTACCCGCTAATGGGTAGCGCGCTTTAAGCTCGGCCGAGTCGGAATCGCTGGTGATGGTGTATTGATTGAGCCAGTTTTGTAGGAATGTCTGGCAGTCGATGGCGTTGGCAAAGCTACCGACTTTGTCGCGTCCCATGACTTTGATGTAGTGCCCAAAACGCGACACGCACAGCATGTACTGAAGCATTGCCGATAGACGCGCGTTGATGTTGGCGATCTCGCTGCCGTAATCGGCAGGCTCATGCAGCGAGCTATTGCTGTAGAACACCGAATGTTCGGCGCTGTGATAACTGCACAGTGGAATAAAACCTAAGTCGCTTAGCTCGCGCTCCAGGTAGTCATCGATACGAGCATTAGTGGTCGGGCGAGCGGCAATCCCTTTGGAGTCCATGTCGTACGGGGCATAGGTCATGCCTCGCACGACGCCACCTTCGCCGAACTCGTGAATTCCGCCGCGAATGTCGGCAAACCAGTTGGTGTTGGCGAATGCTCGAATTAATACACCGCCGAAAGCATAACAAGCGTTGCCCCACAGGTAGCCGGCATTACTCTCGCTGGATTCGTTGTACGGGAAATGCTCAGCACGCGTGCCGTCATCGCGATACGGTACGCGCATCAGTATCTGCGGCAGTATCACGCCGACAAAGCGCGAGGTTTCCTGCTTACGCAATGCACGCCACTTGATGTACTCCTGCTGTTTAAAAATGGCCTGCATATCCAGCGGATGACCCAGCTCATCGAATTCATCGACGCCAAACAACTCACGGCTGGCGTTGGTGATGAACGGGCACAACGCCGCTGTCGCGATTTGTGCCACCTCGGCGATGACATCGACATCGTTGGCAGTAGCGTCGGGACGCGGGCGATGGGAGATCTGATAGTCGCCCAGTAGAACGCCGAACGGTTCGCCGCCCGGCATATCGAATTCTTCGCTGTAGACGTGCCGAAAGAGTTGGCTTTGGTCGAACTCGATAGCACGCGTGACATCCTTTGCCAGTTCTCGCCAACTCAGATCCAGTAATTTGATCTTGACCGTAAGGTCTTCGTCGTAGTCGGCTTGGGTCTCAACAAGGTGATGCAGCCCACGCCATGAAGCCTCCAGCTGTTGAAAGCGCGGGTGGTGCAGTATTTGATCCAATTGACGTTGAATGAGCTTGTCGATGTCCAGAATGGCGCGATCGACGAGATCCAGCACACGTTCTGGGGCTACACGGTTGCGCT
This window of the Gammaproteobacteria bacterium genome carries:
- the tssC gene encoding type VI secretion system contractile sheath large subunit, producing MVPAAANGSLAQYLVSLPRGVPTGHQVKVWLERNRVAPERVLDLVDRAILDIDKLIQRQLDQILHHPRFQQLEASWRGLHHLVETQADYDEDLTVKIKLLDLSWRELAKDVTRAIEFDQSQLFRHVYSEEFDMPGGEPFGVLLGDYQISHRPRPDATANDVDVIAEVAQIATAALCPFITNASRELFGVDEFDELGHPLDMQAIFKQQEYIKWRALRKQETSRFVGVILPQILMRVPYRDDGTRAEHFPYNESSESNAGYLWGNACYAFGGVLIRAFANTNWFADIRGGIHEFGEGGVVRGMTYAPYDMDSKGIAARPTTNARIDDYLERELSDLGFIPLCSYHSAEHSVFYSNSSLHEPADYGSEIANINARLSAMLQYMLCVSRFGHYIKVMGRDKVGSFANAIDCQTFLQNWLNQYTITSDSDSAELKARYPLAGSKVEVREKLGRPGFFTCVVHLQPHFQLDQLVSSIKLVTELAIGAVGVNA
- the tssF gene encoding type VI secretion system baseplate subunit TssF, with product MDDLLLSYYNRELAYIRKLGAEFAERHPKIAGRLRLDKDAVEDPHVSRLIESFAFLTARVRHTIDDSFPELTEALMGVLFPDYQAPVPSMSIAQIGVVPSQPQSRMVPQGTMLSTEPSAVAGRCYYRTCYDVNALPIVVKSASFRSQPYKAPALPAALNPRGSNSNQAVLCLTLKSAPGTVLSELTAPSLRFFINGQPQLTFKLYEFLLRHAKAVAIANDPKDPAAHFLPASALKPCGLDEREAMIPYEGRTSTAHRLLVEYFCFPEKFLFVELDGVGEYWRHYNDSVNLYIYFDQTHSELVQGISENTLALGCTPIVNLFEERLESITAKDIGVETKLCVNRTHAYFADVHTLKRIYARNIDGKEVELQPFYGAHHQKGSNTDKPVYWHMRRETSQWYGGRISHGTDSYLSLVDDDFKVTAPDAQWVIGGDALCTNRDLPDKLPFGPDEPKMHFLQGGAGLRTKCLLAPTSTIQPRLDDATRWQLVTQLSLQHFTAQDGLEVLKETLKLYDFKRIPENQAIIDGITDLQAELTTARLMIDGRSAICQGVRLTLECDEHYYSGSGLYLFTAILSEFFAQYCTLNSFVQLRVKTKQAPGSMITWPSRSGKQMLL
- the tssE gene encoding type VI secretion system baseplate subunit TssE, yielding MARVRSQQPILPSLLDRLIDEDPQEALEAPKSAAILLKEIKVQIRRDLENLLNTRLYRQQALGAYSELKQSVVNYGLPDFSRVQFGSATYREEFRLTIENTIRMYEPRFRRVHVEIAEVGEQYERTLYLKITALLMVEPDPVPVLFDSRIRALDRALKLQELRRG
- a CDS encoding SciE type virulence protein, translating into MTTAKTFYEQGDLDAAIAVLSEELRNKPGDSAKRAFLAELLCFNNDLERADKQVSMLGSLNPGAMLTAGTWRQLIRAAQARNDVYQKGAAPEVVDSPTPTIQQQLSILLSLREGNIAAAAEKAVALEGSRKPWQPVINGIPTDDVRDLDDTSAGILEVLASNGKYFWIDVQQIRELQIAKPERPLDLLWRKATMILHSGSEGDVFIPTLYSMPAVDADTRVGRKTEWVEQGGIVRGVGQRMWLVGDEALSLGDIQTVNAEQTVEAVAGA
- a CDS encoding type VI secretion system tube protein Hcp: MSIFLNYEGIQGESSDQGHAKWIDVDSWSWGVARQITSSTSTQNDRESTNAKITDLTITKRMDSSSPKLFLESCCGTGKNVILHLSKTGSGTGSDVYQEYKLKNALISHYSVGGNATDKERPTESITISFVELESKYTPYDEDGKATSPIAVGFDTAKNVKK